Proteins encoded by one window of Girardinichthys multiradiatus isolate DD_20200921_A chromosome 14, DD_fGirMul_XY1, whole genome shotgun sequence:
- the LOC124881016 gene encoding low affinity immunoglobulin gamma Fc region receptor II-like codes for SQFFEGDSVSLSCEEDNISAGWTVRRNTTRGTQCGDGWGKPAGSSCTISILFIEDTGVYWCESREGAASSSIQLTVSGGSVILQSPVLPVMEGDDVTLSCQTKTSSNLPAAFIKDGSLIRTEPAGHMTLHHVTSSDEGLYKCNISGHGESPSSWISVSEKSSTSSPTTTPSPTSASPPSSQFLPYGLLSLTGVVVVVLLLVLLVKHQVNRKSRGNQEVGEESIIYSDVKISQHEQRRNKPNKDKVAPSVLQVVGFLLTDSKRLRASSFLFLCFSYRFSCQRCKLSSFTAGLI; via the exons TCTCAGTTCTTTGAAGGAGACTCTGTGTCTCTGAGCTGTGAGGAGGACAACATCTCTGCTGGATGGACTGTGAGGAGAAACACAACCAGAGGAACTCAGTGTGGAGATGGATGGGGGAAACCAGCTGGTTCTTCCTGTACCATCAGCATCCTCTTCATAGAGGACACTGGAGTGTACTGGTGTGAGTCcagagagggagcagccagcagcagcatccagctcactgtctctg gtggatcagtgatcctGCAGAGTCCTGTCCTCCCTGTGATGGAGGGAGATGACGTCACTCTGAGCTGTCAAACAAAGACTTCCTCCAACCTCCcagctgctttcattaaagatggCTCCCTCATCAGGACTGAGCCTgcaggtcacatgaccctcCACCATGTGACCAGCTCTGATGAAGGTCTCTACAAGTGTAACATCAGTGGTCATGGAGAGTCTCCATCCAGCTGGATCTCTGTCTCAG agAAATCCTCCACATCGTCTCCAACAACCACTCCTTCTCCTACATCAGCCTCTCCACCCTCTTCCCAGTTTCTTCCCTATGGGCTCCTGTCTCTAACTGGTGTCGTTGTTGTGGTTTTACTGCTGGTTCTACTGGTGAAACATCAGGTTAACAGGAAATCTAGAG GTAATCAGGAAGTTGGAGAGGAAAGTATCATTTACAGCGATGTTAAAATATCCCAGCATGAACAACGGagaaacaaaccaaacaaag ATAAAGTTGCTCCCTCTGTGCTGCAGGTTGTGGGTTTTCTGCTAACTGACTCTAAGAGACTGCGGGCGTCCAGtttcctgtttctgtgtttcagcTACAGGTTCTCATGCCAACGCTGTAAACTCAGCAGCTTCACTGCAGGGCTGATATAA